The sequence TCCATTATGTAAGCACCGCCTTATCCAGAAAAATTTTTCTCAACCTATGTTTATGATAAAATATTTTTAAAAAATAATCAGGTGATTGAATTGGAATCGAAAGAACTTAGCTATAAATTAATAAAAGTTTTAAATAAATGGGATCCATTCAAGGTTGGCGAAGGCCAGTTCGACCCAGAAATTGCTGATATCCTCCAGGCTGTCCATGATTATGATGAACCCGCAAAAATTGCCCGCAGGATTCAGTCAGTATTCGAATTTTCATTTGAACAATTATTGCCTTATGAACAATGTCTCAAAATCGCAAACACTCTAGTGTCGATCAAAAATGAGGATGCATGCTCATTATAAGAGGCATGAACGGAAACGGCAGCCATCAGCGGCTGCCGTTTGCTGTTGCTTCTTCAACTGTTTCCTCTGCAGCGATGAACCGATTGATAAGTTGATGCACATCTTCTGGCCGCTCCTCAGGGACAAGGTGGCCTGTCTCTTTCAGGATAATGAGTTCGGAATTCTTCAGGTCATTATTCAGCTTCCTGCCAATCCGGACCGGGACGACTTTATCATGCTCTCCCCAGATAAGCAGGCATGGAGCCTT comes from Mesobacillus jeotgali and encodes:
- a CDS encoding DUF1871 family protein codes for the protein MESKELSYKLIKVLNKWDPFKVGEGQFDPEIADILQAVHDYDEPAKIARRIQSVFEFSFEQLLPYEQCLKIANTLVSIKNEDACSL